The bacterium genomic sequence TACCTCTTCAGGAGTAAAGTTATTTCCGAATATTTTCTTCAATAGTTTTTAGCAATAATTCTGGCTTAATCGGCTTCTCTAACACTACGTTAACCGGCAGCCAATCTTCATCAGGTTCGAATCCAAACGGTAGGTTCATTTCCCGCCGAATCCCGGTTATCATCACTACGGGGATATCTTTTGTATCGCTATCCGCTTTCAGACTGCGAGCAATATCGAATCCTTCAGTCTTATGCGTCATCATTACGTCTAGCAAGATTAAATCTGGTTTCTCAGACTTCGCCCGCTGATATCCATCTTGCCCATTATCTGCAGAAATAACTTGATAATCTTTCGCTTCAAGCAGTGTCGAGATAGCTTCAATAAACGAAGCATCGTCATCAACAATGAGAATTTTATTACCCATAATTTCCTCCTGAAATTAAATGATATATTATTGTACTCTATTTCGATGATTGATTTATGTTTTTTAATCTTATTTCTTGCTTGCGATATTTATCAATAAGCGCACTAACCTTTTCTGGTAACATACGAACATATACAGTATCATTTATCTGCAATACCGGCGATAATCCACAACAACCAAGACAACGGGTGATATTTAAACTAAATAGTCCGTCCGGGGTAGTATCCCCTACACCGATGTTAAGTTTCTCCTTCAACTTATCTAAAATTCGCGCACCACCAGCAACGTAACATGCGGTTCCTTTACAGATGGAAATTTGATATTTCCCCTTCGGTTTCAATGAAAAAAAATTATAAAATGTTACCATTCCATATATATG encodes the following:
- a CDS encoding response regulator — translated: MGNKILIVDDDASFIEAISTLLEAKDYQVISADNGQDGYQRAKSEKPDLILLDVMMTHKTEGFDIARSLKADSDTKDIPVVMITGIRREMNLPFGFEPDEDWLPVNVVLEKPIKPELLLKTIEENIRK
- a CDS encoding NAD(P)H-dependent oxidoreductase subunit E gives rise to the protein MSKGNGREAQQNVQFKKNMKLLGKYLTSKQVERAEHGKLMDILHKTQTLFGYIPQEAIDFIAEQLEVPTAHIYGMVTFYNFFSLKPKGKYQISICKGTACYVAGGARILDKLKEKLNIGVGDTTPDGLFSLNITRCLGCCGLSPVLQINDTVYVRMLPEKVSALIDKYRKQEIRLKNINQSSK